In the Ptychodera flava strain L36383 chromosome 1, AS_Pfla_20210202, whole genome shotgun sequence genome, ccaaaatttggaaggtgacccccgatttttattcttgattttgaaagagaatggttgaaagattccctaaagaaagcaaaagtttaagcttatgtctttcactttcgaggtgcatactaccttaatttatCGAGTATGTCGACAAGGATTTAAAGGCAACAGTTGTTTTGCATCTATTGCTATATGTATGGCGACCTGACGTAGACACTATTTCCTAGCTGCAATTGTGACAAGTAGGCCTGTATTTTGCATGAAAGTAATGTATGACATAAACTATTCTACATCAGAGACATATTTTAATGGTAACTCTGGTACCCTTGTCTTACCCAAGGTTCAAGCTTATCTTGGTTTGAACATGGGTACGTTTACTTTACCCAGGCCACCGTACCATGATTGCATTTCCATCCTATACAACATGTCACCATCAGTGTCAGACTGTTAAAATAGCATAGGCCTGCCATTCTGGTATAGAAGTCTGTTAAGATACACAGCGCCTCGAAAACgcgagacttaaacttttgctcgaactttcctcaaggaaactgtcaacaatgctctttcaaaatcaagcctAAAAACAATCAGGGGttgggtcacagtgcaaattctGGCAGcggagaaataaattaccctttctatatttaccgatacttgaaattcaaaattgccgccatccctgtggtgTCTCTATGTGGGGAAATATTtgcgattttcataaaattaacCCGGTCaacactttatttactccatgagcttagagatgagctcccacaagtgatAAACCAAAAGAATGTTGTGAAAGGTTTAGGAGTCCGAGTATCCGTTTGCGGGTCGTACTCGTACTTGGTCTTGCTTTGTTGAATAAGCTGAATGATCAAAATTATCGAGCAGCTTTTCTCATTCCGTGGTTTCGCCTAAGAATTGAAGCAAACAGAGgggatgaaaacaaaacaataaacaccctgaaagtaaacaaacacacaaatataGGTGCTTCAGAATGCTTTTGAAATCGAGTTTTTGTGCTCAACCTGCGATGTGAAAGCTTCCGCGTGTTTACATTGTATAGGCTATAAAACTCCCTTCACATACGACATTTTATCGAATGAATATTTCGTGTTTCAGTGGATTTTTAGAATGTCGACAGTGGCCTTCGCCGGTCAGTGAAAGTCCCTGGGCACAACTTCGTGCCGTCGACTCTCGGTTGTTGGGAGAAAGCACAACCCACGATACTTGCCACAGAGGTCGCGGCAGTATTTTATGCAAAGAAGGCACATGGACTGTCGAGAGTCTAGTGGAACATGTACTTCGATATTTTCAGATAAATAATCCGGCTTTCCTAAGCTTCACCATTAATCACAGCTATTAAGTATCTTGATTTCTAGAAAACATATGAAAAGCGCCTATTTAAAATCAACAGTTAAGGTATGTCAAAGTGGACTTATATCTGTACGTATTTCTATAGAAATTCTATTTTGTTTTTCTGGCATTTACCGCAACGGTACCTCATCATTGCTTATATTTTTACACCTTAGAAAGTGTTGTTTAACTGCATAAGGATCACTGTTTCCAACATGTCCCCAAGAAAGATCTGCATATGAAAACGCAACCTTGGTAACGTCCACCTAGTGAAGAATTATTAGGATGAGCTCGCGCTGGTGACGTGGTTCTCTGCATCTTCGACTCTTAGCATAATAATTTAGTGCAGCCAAGTTATTGGCTGAGATGAAACAATACCAACATAAAAATATGCTCTTTTTGCCAGGGATTAACAATTTAGATCAGGTATAAACCGATTTAAATGTGGTTTAAACAGACAAGGAAGTCACCCTCGCGTGTCTGTTTCGCAGTAAATAAGTAAAAGAAGTGTTTATGTTTAAGAATTCATTGATATCATCATGGGTGACGGAATCAAAGATTGATTAAATGTATGTGACTAAGATGAAACTTTTGCTAACGATCCCTTGACATCCCTGTGAGCAGAAACGCTGCCTGGATACAATATATATGAGAAAACCAAGAGATTGCGATCAACATGGAAGTAAActctgaattttaatttttccaacATTTACTTGGATGCTATACATTTTCTCCGGCCCCTAAAGTTTCTTATGTAAATGAACAATTTAAGTGAAAAGTGACTTTCAGGTCTCTGGTTCCATTTTTTCTAACTAATTATGCATGTtcataaatttgtttctctggtaaaaATGAAACCATTGGATACTAAAACATTGTTTCCTTTCAGATCAGAGGACAGTAAAATTAAATCAAGCTTTTCCGCACtgtcagaaatattttttccgAATAATTTGGATGATTTGCTTTTTCAGGTTTTTAGTAACACATGGTGATTCGTTTTCAATCAACTTCGAGAGACGCAAGGTAGAAACTGTGGTGAAGAAGTTCATGTTACGAAAAAAGACATCCCAACCTTCCCTTGTCTGGATGGACACGTATACAAGATACAACCTTTGGACATTTTTGAATCAAGTGATTTCCCTCTTTACTTTATGGAAAGAAAAGCATGCCCCACCTCCggcaattttaaatttcagatgACACCCCCATCCCCACCCCCACCGATCGTGAACACTCCGGGCGCCTGTGGCCAAACGCGTCCATAATAACGCACCCATATTACCTGGGCGACAAAAGGGAGACCTCTCACCTTGGCTCTGCCCATGAATACAAATTCGTAATTAAAATAACGTCTCGTTTTAACATTTAAGTGAAGAGAATATTCATTTAATATATCTGTCGTCAATGATAATCGTACCTTTGACTTAAAAATGACCAATTGTTTATGGTATTTGCAGGTTGCAAATAACCCAACGTCACTCGCGGGAACGAGCCTGTATGTGCAACAAAGGGGGCATTCACAATAAAATCATtccaaaatggcgacccacgAAGACGCTGTGATGTTGTCTCGACTTGAAACCTTGAAAGAAGTGAGATCAAAAATGGCGCAGCTTGAAACATTGAAGACTGAGCTCTTGGACCATTTCGAGGACacagaaaaagaagaagatatGTTGAAAGAGTACAAAAAAGAGATGGATTTCTTGCTGCAAGAGAAAATGGCTCACGTAGACGAGCTTCGTCTTATCCACGCCGATATTAACGTGATGGAAACCACGATAAAACAAGCTGAAGCCGACAGAAACCAATCTTTGGAGAACGCCAGGCGACTTCACGACGAGTACTTACCGTTGAAGCAGCACATCGACGGTATGAGAGCTAGCGTTGGGCTCGAAAAATTGCCCGAGTTGTACGAAGACGACATCAAGCTCACGCCAGATTACTTCGAAAAACAACGGCAGAACTATCAAGTGTTGAGCGAGGAGCGACCGACAGAGCCCGTGATGTCCCCGCGATTGGCCACTGCCCCCGCTGCCCAGCAAATGCAGGTGTCCGGAGTTAGTCGACAGCCGGCGGAGAGGCAACAGCAAACAGGCTTCAGGCAGCAACCACCGCCGATGAAGGCATGTCTGTCGTGCCACCAGCAGATACACCGTAATGCTCCAATCTGCCCACTCTGTAAAGCCAAGTCCAGGTCCAGAAATCCTAAGAAACCGAAGAGAAAGCAagaagattaaaaaaaaattgtacaaccCTTCATTTAGTTTGATTTTTAAATCCTGTAAATGCTGCATCTTTCAGTCGACCTCCGcagttttgaaacatttttcctAGAACTTAGGAAGAAAAACTCCGTCGATGTAAACACTGACCTTGACTCTCAGACcacagtttttctcgagggtctatgctcaGACTCACAATTTATGCATAAAATATTTCGAAGAGAATTATAATCACACCAGAAACTTACTCCCATCGTATTTAgatattttacttattttgctgctttctcgatatttgaaatttataaacATAGCAAATGACTACGGCTTGTTTACTTCAGAAGTACAACTGTTGTATGTTGTGTGTATCATCAAGATTGCAAAGAAAGGAATGTTTAAGGGTCTGGGCTTTGCAGCCTACTTGGTATTTTTCAGCTGAGTTGTTGAATTAATTAGTAAGAGCATATCGAAATTTCATTCGCtaaaatttttaatgttgaaagcaATGTTGTGTAGTGAGTGAATAGCAAAATACCCTATTCAAACGAAAATGATTataagaaattgaaaatggcgtGAAATTAAGCTCTTTATATTTCTCTCACAActtagcatttttattttacccaAACTTGCTACCAGCACTGCCCAAGTAAGTTTGCGTACAGTGCTGTATCAGATAGTCCCCCAACAAAGACATTCCTTTTTAAACATGAAATACTACTTTCAAAGCACTtagattttattttcatgtttattgaTGCTGTACATTTGTCTGTGAAAGGGTCTGTggctataacttttgatgatggtgttctctatttttttaatttcaactacTACAATTACTTCTACTCCTCAGAGCTTGGTGAGACTTATGGTAATCATCTTGTCAACCCAGTCTGTTCATGAGTAGACTGCATAGTAATTGTTGACGAGtgaattcaggtccggactagaagtcaaatgtaaacaataataggaCGTATTGCACACACACGCTGCATTGTAACTAAATAGTAGGTCTgaacatgctttagggagttGAACGAAAACTTGAATTGGTATTTATGCGCAACAAAATCAGTGAAAGAatcatcaaaagtcacagctaCTGGCCATATTAAGGCATGTGACATTCTCtccatgaaaactttatttggTGGAGAGATTTCGGTTAATGGAAAGGTGGCTACATCCTGCCCTTTTTGCCTGTAGTGGGCAAATGTATTTTGTAGCCTTGTGCAACAGATATCAAAGGGAAAGTAAGGGTTTGCCAATTTTGTTCCTCCATTTTGTTGTATAGATTCTCTAGTATGCATCAAGTGTATCAAAACAGGTTGAAACAATGTTGATGATGGGCCTGGGATAATGGCTTGCTCGCTATGAGCTGAGCTGAACTGACCAGTACACAGTCCAGAGTGATCTTTGTGATTGATTACTCATTAGAATGCAGGGGACATTCCATCACGACCAATGAGAGTTCACTTTGACTTTCTGAAGACAGCCTTCAGTTTCAGTAATTTGCCCATTTTTGCATGATTGacttaaaatatcaaagttttatattgttatgtaggtcattccccccacactcatcatgacctgagttcaattagtctagaacattctcaaggtcactgcccttgatgacctcacaaccttgaattcaattagtcatgtttggaatgttctggaaagttgattagttgtgtaagggagataattttagaacagtaattagcatgtcaataaaagttctagattgttcttatatgcctttataaaagggacgtgcacagcttccagtcagacttttgggatcgtgtctcttgtgtgttactaaactccagcagtagtcattctcaagacttttcaagaccttcactgtcaacgctggatttatactgtggactttgtgcagctt is a window encoding:
- the LOC139135740 gene encoding zinc finger C4H2 domain-containing protein-like, whose translation is MATHEDAVMLSRLETLKEVRSKMAQLETLKTELLDHFEDTEKEEDMLKEYKKEMDFLLQEKMAHVDELRLIHADINVMETTIKQAEADRNQSLENARRLHDEYLPLKQHIDGMRASVGLEKLPELYEDDIKLTPDYFEKQRQNYQVLSEERPTEPVMSPRLATAPAAQQMQVSGVSRQPAERQQQTGFRQQPPPMKACLSCHQQIHRNAPICPLCKAKSRSRNPKKPKRKQED